A window of the Scleropages formosus chromosome 5, fSclFor1.1, whole genome shotgun sequence genome harbors these coding sequences:
- the LOC108931123 gene encoding deleted in malignant brain tumors 1 protein-like, with product MKMESCLFILLVSSLLMSTTANSDVRLVNSDSPCAGRVEVFHQGQWGTVCDDGWHMEDAAVVCRQLGCGDAVEAPLHAHFGPGTGNIWMDKVSCMGSESTLMDCRHGGWGVHSCGHSEDAGAICSAHRAVRLVQGTHLCSGRVEVEHRGTWHTVCDADFDLQDAEVVCRQLGCGIPAKVLGGSAFGTGVHQMWTERIQCRGNESHVSFCPKSPTRKPCSHGNNVGLQCSGYVKGRLVGGSDRCSGRVQLQYLTEWGTVCDASWDLRAANVLCQQLGCGRAVAVPGQAWFGKGSGPIWADMFECQGKETHLSQCTVSSWNRVACSHGNDAGVICTGSSLSTLNGMVRLSGESACEGQLEVHHQHMWSRVLMDAWSFREASVVCRQLGCGSAVRIYSSSLSGTEETDVCLTGYQCSGTESHLVNCSAPHTFICSSNPHVSIVCSRHRSLKLVGDGGGCAGRLEVFHQGSWGTVCDDSWDLKDAQVVCRQLQCGAAITDPVPTFLGSGTGPIWLDEVGCKGHEMSLWDCPSVQWGQHDCRHRDDVQVVCSEYKDLRLAEGCTGQLEVYYNGTWGNVCFNQMDTNTASLICQQLNCGKSGTVSSTRSRLKGAPNWLDTVKCRPHDSTLWQCPSSPWGQNKCDEHEVALITCERA from the exons ACAGTGATGTTAGGCTGGTGAACAGTGACAGTCCCTGTGCTGGGAGAGTGGAGGTTTTTCATCAAGGACAGTGGGGAACTGTGTGTGATGATGGCTGGCATATGGAGgatgctgcagtggtgtgtagACAGCTGGGTTGTGGAGATGCTGTAGAAGCACCACTTCATGCTCACTTTGGACCAGGAACTGGGAACATCTGGATGGATAAAGTTTCCTGCATGGGGTCAGAATCCACTCTGATGGACTGTAGACATGGAGGATGGGGTGTACACAGCTGTGGTCATAGTGAAGATGCTGGAGCCATCTGCTCAG CTCACAGAGCAGTCCGACTGGTACAGGGTACACACCTGTGTTCCGGGAGAGTGGAGGTGGAGCACCGGGGGACCTGgcacacagtgtgtgatgctgactttGACCTGCAGGATGCAGAGGTTGTGTGTcggcagctgggctgtgggatcCCTGCGAAGGTGTTGGGAGGGTCTGCCTTTGGGACGGGGGTCCATCAGATGTGGACAGAGAGGATTCAGTGTAGAGGAAATGAGTCACATGTTTCATTCTGTCCAAAATCACCCACAAGAAAACCCTGCTCACATGGTAACAATGTGGGACTTCAATGTTCTG GGTACGTAAAAGGCAGACTGGTGGGCGGCTCAGACCGCTGCTCTGGGAGGGTGCAATTACAGTACCTCACTgagtggggcacagtgtgtgatgcatcctgggatctgagagcagccaatgtcctctgtcagcagctgggctgtgggagagctgtggcagtgccaggacaggcctggtttggaaaGGGCAGCGGCCCCATCTGGGCTGATATGTTTGAGTgtcaggggaaggagacacacttGTCCCAGTGTACTGTTTCTTCATGGAACCGAGTTGCGTGCTCGCATGGAAATGATGCAGGAGTCATCTGTACTG GATCATCTCTCTCAACCCTCAATGGGATGGTCCGACTGTCTGGAGAAAGTGCCTGCGAGGGCCAGCTGGAGGTTCACCACCAGCACATGTGGAGCAGAGTTCTCATGGACGCCTGGAGCTTCAGGGAGGCCtctgtggtctgcagacagctgggctgtggttctGCAGTGAGGATCTACAGCTCCTCCCTGTCTGGGACAGAGGAAactgatgtgtgtctcacagggtatcagtgctctgggactgagtCTCACCTGGTCAACTGTAGTGCTCCACATACATTCATCTGCAGCTCCAACCCACATGTTTCcatagtgtgttcca GACACAGGTCCCTGAAACTGGTGGGTGATGGGGGTGGCTGTGCAGGGAGGTTGGAGGTGTTCCAccagggctcctgggggacagtgtgtgatgaTTCCTGGGACCTGAAAGATGCTcaggtggtctgcagacagctccAGTGCGGGGCAGCTATCACCGACCCAGTGCCAACTTTCTTAGGTTCAGGAACTGGACCCATCTGGTTGGATGAGGTGGGCTGCAAGGGGCATGAAATGTCCCTCTGGGACTGTCCTTCAGTACAGTGGGGACAGCATGACTGTCGACACAGAGATGATGTGCAAGTTGTATGTTCAG AGTACAAAGACCTGAGACTGGCTGAAGGTTGCACTGGTCAGTTGGAGGTTTACTACAATGGCACCtggggaaatgtgtgttttaatcaaatggacacaaacacagcaagtcTAATATGTCAACAGCTTAACTGTGGGAAGAGTGGAACTGTTTCTAGTACAAGATCTCGACTGAAAGGAGCTCCAAACTGGCTGGATACTGTCAAATGTCGCCCACATGACTCCacactgtggcagtgtccaTCCTCTCCCTGGGGACAGAACAAATGTGATGAACATGAAGTGGCCCTTATTACCTGTGAACGTGCATGA